A part of Chryseobacterium shigense genomic DNA contains:
- a CDS encoding IMPACT family protein: MFEYKTIEKPVENTLLKEKGSKFIGFAFPVNNERELKEALEKIREEHPKATHHCYAFRIGLEGENYRANDDGEPSGSAGLPIYNQLLAHEITNVLVISVRYYGGTKLGVSGLVKAYKECAKITLEEANIIIKELETELEIRFNFNQQNTIFTLLSKFDAKVLNFDANENCILTASLKLAQKENISDKLSEMQYVSFEFKD; this comes from the coding sequence ATGTTTGAGTACAAAACTATAGAAAAACCCGTAGAAAACACTTTACTGAAAGAAAAAGGCAGCAAGTTCATTGGATTTGCCTTTCCCGTAAACAATGAGAGAGAGCTGAAGGAAGCGCTGGAAAAAATAAGGGAAGAACATCCTAAAGCAACGCATCATTGCTATGCCTTCAGAATAGGCCTGGAAGGTGAAAACTACCGCGCCAATGATGACGGAGAACCATCCGGAAGTGCAGGACTTCCCATATATAATCAGCTTTTAGCCCATGAAATTACTAATGTTCTGGTGATATCAGTACGTTATTATGGAGGAACAAAGCTCGGAGTTTCAGGCTTGGTGAAAGCTTATAAAGAATGTGCAAAGATCACGTTGGAAGAAGCCAATATCATTATAAAAGAACTTGAAACAGAACTTGAAATCCGGTTTAATTTCAATCAGCAAAATACTATTTTCACCCTGCTTTCCAAATTTGACGCAAAAGTTTTGAATTTTGATGCTAACGAAAACTGTATTCTCACAGCCTCTTTAAAACTGGCCCAAAAAGAAAACATCTCAGACAAATTGTCCGAGATGCAGTATGTTTCATTTGAATTTAAAGATTAA
- a CDS encoding GTP cyclohydrolase gives MSKVSILEVKTAAQLKQFVRFPMDLYKNNPYYVPSFIKDEFKIWDKKENPALQYSKARQYIALKDNKVVGRIAVIINHKEEQELGIRKVRFGWIDFIDDKEVSEALVQKAIDYARENSIDKIEGPMGFTNLDKAGMLTMGFDKLATMIGIYNHAYYPKHLEELGLTKEKEWVEYEMNFPKVLPEKVEKFSGLIAQKYKLKVLNFKSKQEILPFVEPMFKLLDETYKHLSTYTPISDEQIKTYKEKYFPFIDKNYVICVVDENNELVSFAITMPSYSKALQKSKGKLFPFGWWHFLQAGKKNDRANFYLIGIHPEYQRRGVTAIIFKEIFVRFTSMGIDFAETNPELEENKSVQVLWQDYNPVNHKRRRTYSLNINDK, from the coding sequence ATGTCTAAAGTTTCAATTCTTGAAGTAAAAACAGCAGCGCAGCTTAAGCAGTTTGTAAGGTTTCCAATGGATCTTTATAAAAACAACCCCTATTATGTTCCTTCCTTTATTAAAGATGAATTTAAAATTTGGGACAAAAAAGAAAATCCGGCTTTACAATACTCAAAAGCCAGGCAATATATTGCCCTGAAAGACAATAAGGTAGTTGGAAGAATCGCTGTGATTATCAATCATAAAGAAGAACAGGAACTGGGCATCAGAAAAGTACGTTTCGGATGGATAGATTTTATTGATGATAAAGAAGTTTCCGAAGCTTTGGTTCAAAAGGCAATTGATTACGCCAGAGAAAATAGCATAGACAAAATCGAAGGGCCAATGGGCTTTACCAATCTGGATAAAGCAGGAATGCTGACTATGGGCTTCGATAAGCTAGCAACGATGATCGGCATCTATAACCATGCATACTACCCTAAGCACCTGGAAGAACTGGGACTCACCAAAGAAAAAGAATGGGTGGAATATGAGATGAACTTTCCAAAAGTGCTACCTGAAAAAGTAGAAAAATTCAGTGGTCTGATAGCGCAGAAATATAAGCTTAAAGTTCTTAACTTCAAATCAAAACAGGAAATACTTCCATTCGTAGAACCGATGTTTAAACTCCTGGATGAAACCTATAAGCATCTTTCAACCTACACTCCTATTTCGGATGAGCAGATAAAAACTTACAAAGAAAAATACTTCCCTTTTATAGACAAAAACTATGTAATCTGTGTAGTAGACGAAAATAACGAGTTGGTTTCATTTGCCATCACTATGCCTTCCTATTCAAAAGCTTTACAGAAGTCAAAAGGAAAACTGTTTCCTTTCGGATGGTGGCACTTTTTGCAGGCAGGAAAGAAAAATGACCGCGCGAATTTTTATCTGATCGGAATTCATCCCGAATATCAGAGACGTGGCGTTACGGCTATTATATTTAAAGAAATTTTTGTCCGGTTTACCAGTATGGGAATTGATTTTGCCGAAACGAATCCTGAACTGGAAGAAAACAAAAGTGTACAGGTTCTTTGGCAGGATTATAATCCCGTAAACCATAAGAGAAGAAGAACCTATTCATTGAATATAAATGATAAGTAA
- a CDS encoding shikimate dehydrogenase family protein — translation MDSNKKLGLIGKNISYSFSKKFFEDKFQKLMLKDFTYDIFDLNEINEVESLLNDPELLGFNVTIPYKEKIMDYLDGLSDEAEKIGAVNCVLIRDGKKTGYNTDAFGFEKTFLLHKKPHQNKALILGNGGAAKAVKYVMDKHGIPSITISRNSEINFKNLDSETVRGHQIIIQCTPVGTFPNVEDCLEFPFEGITSEHLIIDLIYNPNYTQFIIKASEKGAKTVNGYYMLEQQAEKAWEIWNFQKK, via the coding sequence ATGGATTCCAATAAAAAATTAGGACTGATAGGAAAAAACATCTCCTATTCCTTTTCTAAAAAATTCTTCGAAGACAAGTTTCAAAAGCTGATGCTGAAAGACTTCACTTACGATATTTTTGACCTGAATGAAATTAATGAAGTAGAAAGTCTCCTTAACGATCCGGAACTTTTAGGATTCAATGTCACCATTCCCTACAAAGAAAAGATTATGGATTATCTTGACGGCCTTAGTGATGAAGCGGAAAAAATTGGCGCCGTAAACTGTGTTCTGATCAGAGACGGTAAAAAAACAGGTTATAATACTGATGCTTTCGGTTTTGAAAAAACATTCCTTCTTCACAAAAAACCACATCAGAATAAAGCTCTTATCCTTGGAAACGGAGGCGCCGCAAAAGCAGTGAAATATGTTATGGATAAACATGGAATACCATCAATCACCATTTCCAGAAATTCCGAAATTAATTTTAAAAATCTCGACAGCGAAACTGTGCGCGGTCACCAGATCATTATCCAGTGTACGCCCGTAGGTACCTTTCCCAATGTTGAAGACTGCCTGGAATTTCCCTTCGAAGGAATCACTTCTGAACACCTGATCATTGATCTTATCTACAACCCTAATTATACCCAGTTCATTATTAAAGCATCTGAAAAAGGAGCAAAAACAGTGAACGGTTATTATATGCTTGAACAGCAAGCAGAAAAAGCTTGGGAAATTTGGAATTTTCAAAAAAAATAA
- a CDS encoding NADH-quinone oxidoreductase subunit A, which yields MNLPESYIPILIQAGVAVGFVAVSLLGAHFLGPKQKKGNSVKNQSWECGVPVEGNARTPFSIKYFLTAVLFVLFDIEIVFFYPYAVNFREFGMEGFIAVLTFVAIFFMAFFYVWKRGALDWDK from the coding sequence ATGAATTTACCTGAAAGTTATATTCCAATCCTGATTCAAGCAGGTGTAGCGGTGGGATTTGTAGCCGTTTCTTTGCTTGGAGCCCATTTTCTGGGACCGAAACAGAAGAAAGGGAATTCTGTAAAAAATCAAAGCTGGGAATGTGGGGTTCCTGTAGAAGGAAATGCAAGAACGCCATTCTCTATCAAATACTTCCTGACTGCGGTATTATTCGTACTATTCGATATTGAAATCGTATTTTTTTACCCGTATGCGGTTAATTTCAGAGAATTCGGAATGGAAGGCTTCATTGCCGTACTTACCTTCGTCGCAATCTTCTTCATGGCGTTTTTCTATGTCTGGAAACGCGGTGCTTTAGATTGGGATAAATAA
- a CDS encoding DUF349 domain-containing protein, with protein MITENNLSENEENKNSNEVSQEETSEISLPHDENTHEDAEHLEEDHADDISLADALKEMETIINSANAGENFKRFNQLKEKASHYIHDEVEDKKHEYVEGGNPPENFSYEHPLQSKFSALINIFREKHDSYQKSQDEEQKKNLEHRQNIIERLKNLYTNSEPGTNLFKSIREIKEEWSKAGQVAKSEFKILNNNYFHHLNQFYQMLDLNKEFLEQEFSHNLEKRQHIIARAKELENEPVIQKALNELQYLHKLWKEEAEPVAEEFREKTWEEFKEISNKIHERKSELSAAIEGEQNSNLEKKNQIIAEIKKLSEPSETPNHSYWQNSIKRVEDLRTEFLKTGSVPRKLSNQNWNDFKTILRGFNTTKNNYYKSLKGSQQANLEEKLKLIQTAQDNMNNEEWDIAVPLFKKLQEDWKKIGHVPKSMTNKIWDEFRDACNTFFNNYREKNNASNDNWKENYKQKKEILEDLKTVSNDEGSIERIEAIKTAWNNIGKVPRDKISINTEFNRTLREKLKLNKINELELKEEGLTENQLTDKARKIKSQISDLEAEIVKLENNLAFFNKPSRENPLLRDTFNTIDEKKAHLETLKQNLHNIITGD; from the coding sequence ATGATTACAGAAAACAATCTTTCTGAAAACGAAGAAAACAAAAATTCTAACGAAGTATCTCAAGAAGAAACCTCAGAAATATCCCTGCCTCATGATGAAAATACTCATGAAGATGCGGAGCATTTAGAGGAAGACCATGCTGATGACATCTCTCTGGCTGATGCTTTGAAAGAAATGGAAACCATTATCAATTCGGCCAATGCAGGTGAAAACTTCAAAAGATTCAATCAGTTAAAAGAAAAAGCAAGTCATTACATTCACGATGAAGTGGAAGACAAGAAGCATGAATATGTAGAAGGCGGAAATCCTCCCGAAAATTTCAGCTACGAGCATCCTTTACAGTCCAAATTCTCTGCATTAATCAATATTTTCAGAGAAAAGCACGACAGTTATCAGAAATCCCAGGACGAAGAGCAGAAGAAAAACCTTGAACATCGTCAGAATATCATAGAAAGACTTAAAAACCTTTACACCAATTCTGAGCCGGGAACCAATCTTTTCAAATCCATCCGTGAGATTAAGGAAGAATGGTCAAAAGCCGGACAGGTCGCAAAATCTGAGTTCAAAATCCTTAACAATAACTATTTCCACCATCTGAACCAGTTTTATCAGATGCTGGATCTGAATAAAGAATTTCTTGAGCAGGAATTCAGCCATAATTTAGAAAAAAGACAGCATATCATTGCCCGCGCCAAAGAGCTGGAAAATGAACCTGTTATCCAGAAAGCCCTGAATGAACTTCAGTATCTTCACAAACTCTGGAAAGAAGAAGCAGAACCTGTAGCTGAAGAATTCCGTGAAAAAACATGGGAAGAGTTCAAAGAGATTTCCAACAAAATCCATGAAAGAAAATCTGAACTATCTGCGGCTATTGAAGGAGAGCAGAACAGCAACCTGGAAAAGAAGAACCAGATCATCGCAGAAATTAAAAAACTGTCTGAACCTTCTGAAACTCCTAACCACAGCTACTGGCAGAACTCTATCAAAAGAGTGGAAGATCTCCGCACAGAATTCTTAAAAACAGGAAGTGTGCCGAGAAAACTCTCCAACCAGAACTGGAATGATTTTAAAACCATCCTCAGAGGCTTTAATACCACAAAAAACAATTATTACAAATCTCTGAAAGGTTCCCAGCAGGCCAATCTGGAAGAAAAACTAAAATTAATCCAGACCGCTCAGGATAACATGAACAATGAAGAATGGGATATTGCCGTTCCTTTATTCAAAAAGCTTCAGGAAGACTGGAAAAAGATAGGCCATGTTCCCAAAAGCATGACCAATAAGATCTGGGACGAGTTCCGTGATGCATGTAATACATTCTTCAACAATTACAGGGAGAAGAACAATGCTTCCAACGATAACTGGAAAGAGAACTACAAACAGAAAAAAGAAATCCTTGAAGATCTGAAAACCGTTTCCAATGATGAAGGCAGCATCGAAAGAATTGAAGCCATAAAAACAGCCTGGAATAACATCGGAAAGGTACCGAGAGACAAAATATCGATCAATACCGAATTCAACAGAACCTTAAGAGAAAAGCTGAAACTGAACAAGATCAACGAACTTGAACTGAAAGAGGAAGGATTAACGGAGAACCAGCTTACAGACAAAGCAAGAAAAATCAAGAGCCAGATTTCTGACCTTGAAGCTGAAATTGTAAAACTGGAAAACAACCTGGCATTCTTCAACAAACCGTCAAGAGAAAACCCTCTTCTTAGAGACACTTTCAACACAATCGACGAGAAGAAGGCCCATCTGGAAACTTTAAAACAAAATCTTCACAATATTATTACCGGAGATTAA
- the ribD gene encoding bifunctional diaminohydroxyphosphoribosylaminopyrimidine deaminase/5-amino-6-(5-phosphoribosylamino)uracil reductase RibD, whose protein sequence is MNNDELYIKRCIELAQKALGKTYPNPLVGSVIVHNGKIIGEGYHHKAGENHAEINAINSVENKDLIPESTIYVSLEPCAHYGKTPPCALKIKELGFKKVVIGAMDSHDKVNGKGKKIIQEAGIEAVSGILEKECIELNKRFFTYHEKKRPYIILKWAQSGDGFLDKDYKPAAISNTLANQFVHQLRADEHAILVGTQTALNDNPSLTVRNTEGINPVRILIDFDLKVTENFNIYNDEAPTLIINGKKEGIEKNIKFIKAEKENFLHNLMDILYKEQIQSVIIEGGSYTLLQFINAGLWDEAIVIRNETLILRNGTKAPSLNSKPHNVKTFRDNTVSFYLLNH, encoded by the coding sequence ATGAATAACGACGAATTATACATAAAAAGATGCATTGAACTGGCCCAAAAAGCTTTAGGCAAAACCTACCCCAATCCACTTGTGGGCAGTGTAATTGTTCACAACGGAAAAATTATCGGGGAAGGTTACCACCACAAAGCCGGAGAAAATCACGCGGAGATCAATGCAATCAATTCTGTAGAAAATAAAGACCTTATCCCGGAATCTACCATCTATGTTTCCCTGGAACCATGCGCCCATTACGGGAAAACTCCGCCGTGCGCTTTAAAGATCAAGGAACTTGGCTTTAAAAAAGTAGTGATTGGCGCTATGGACTCCCACGACAAAGTAAATGGTAAAGGAAAAAAGATCATTCAGGAGGCCGGTATTGAAGCTGTTTCAGGAATACTGGAAAAAGAATGTATTGAACTGAACAAAAGATTTTTCACCTATCACGAAAAGAAAAGACCTTACATTATCCTTAAATGGGCACAATCCGGAGACGGTTTTTTAGATAAAGATTATAAGCCTGCTGCTATTTCAAATACTTTGGCCAACCAGTTTGTACATCAGTTAAGAGCCGATGAACATGCTATTTTAGTAGGTACACAAACTGCTTTAAATGATAATCCAAGCCTGACCGTAAGAAATACAGAAGGAATAAATCCCGTAAGAATTCTCATTGATTTTGATCTGAAAGTCACTGAAAATTTTAACATTTATAATGATGAAGCACCAACCCTCATTATAAACGGCAAAAAAGAAGGAATAGAAAAGAACATTAAATTCATTAAAGCAGAAAAAGAAAATTTCCTGCATAATCTGATGGATATCCTTTATAAAGAACAGATACAGTCCGTTATCATAGAAGGAGGCAGCTATACTCTACTCCAGTTTATTAATGCAGGACTTTGGGACGAAGCAATTGTAATCAGAAACGAAACCCTGATTTTAAGAAACGGAACTAAAGCACCAAGTCTAAATTCAAAACCGCATAATGTTAAAACATTCAGGGATAATACTGTTTCATTTTACCTGTTAAATCATTAG
- a CDS encoding zinc metallopeptidase, with protein MIGYYIIIGISMLVSWWVSSRLKSKFEYYSNVHLRNGLSGKEVAEKMLRDNGITDVQVISVPGQLTDHYNPADKTVNLSEGVYMQRNAAAAAVAAHECGHAVQHAVGYSMLNLRSKLVPVVNLSSNLMQFVLIAGIGIMAATRSIEDPNGNTTVLAIGVAMFAMTTLFAFVTLPVEYDASNRAMKWLKDTGTVTQEEFVGVQDSLKWAARTYVVAAIGSLAQLLYWGSLLLGGRRD; from the coding sequence ATGATAGGTTATTATATCATTATCGGTATTTCAATGCTGGTGAGCTGGTGGGTTTCGTCCAGATTGAAATCGAAATTTGAATACTATTCCAATGTACATCTCAGAAACGGTCTTTCAGGGAAAGAAGTGGCGGAAAAAATGTTGAGAGATAACGGTATTACTGATGTACAGGTAATTTCTGTTCCCGGGCAACTGACGGATCACTATAATCCGGCAGATAAAACAGTCAATCTTTCCGAAGGTGTCTATATGCAGAGAAATGCGGCTGCGGCTGCAGTTGCGGCACACGAATGCGGACATGCGGTACAGCATGCTGTAGGATACTCAATGCTGAATCTGCGCTCAAAACTGGTTCCGGTTGTTAACTTAAGCTCTAATTTAATGCAGTTTGTCCTTATCGCAGGTATTGGGATTATGGCAGCAACAAGATCCATTGAAGATCCGAACGGGAATACTACAGTTCTGGCGATTGGGGTGGCCATGTTTGCCATGACTACACTTTTTGCTTTTGTAACACTTCCTGTAGAATATGATGCCAGTAACAGGGCTATGAAATGGCTTAAAGATACAGGAACAGTAACGCAGGAGGAGTTTGTAGGGGTACAGGACAGCCTGAAATGGGCGGCAAGAACTTATGTTGTTGCGGCTATCGGATCACTGGCACAACTTCTTTACTGGGGCTCTTTACTGCTCGGCGGAAGAAGGGATTAA
- a CDS encoding bacteriocin-like protein produces MKNLKKISRAGLKSITGGVFVTCTLPNGEPTRCRDKCPQDFCGPTSYMCLIPMDLCGGGI; encoded by the coding sequence ATGAAAAATCTAAAGAAAATTTCAAGAGCCGGTTTAAAAAGCATTACCGGCGGAGTGTTTGTGACCTGCACTCTTCCCAATGGAGAACCTACCCGATGCAGAGATAAGTGTCCTCAGGATTTTTGCGGACCTACAAGCTATATGTGCCTGATCCCAATGGATCTGTGCGGAGGAGGAATATAA
- a CDS encoding endonuclease, with translation MKRILSFFLLSSAIFLASAQAPVTYYDGTAGLTGIALKNKLSQIITDGHQAKTYNGLWTAYQTTDRDYFYENDGTVLDIYSENPTGQDPYNYTIITNQCGQYNSESDCYNREHIVPQSLFDEASPMVADVNFIRATDGKVNGMRSNYPFGKVQNASFTSLNGSKLGSSASPGYGGTVFEPIDAFKGDVARMIFYFVTRYQSQLGSFTSANGTGDMLGTTAFPGLQTWELDQLRAWHISDPVSSAEIARNNATYEYQQNKNPFIDHPEFVELIWGSAVADTQSPTAATNLVAQNPTSSTMSLSWTAATDNIGVVAYNVYANGVLKATVSGTTATVQGLTPSTAYTFYVIAKDAAGNSSPQSNDANGTTLAGQPSGTSCGTENFSNIPASDSQYLTRTWTSNNISWTATAARTDETVNGKAITIRNGNLTSSAISGGIQNLEIKTQLKYGSTAGTMNVLINDVQVGTISYTAEKTVSTININNINVSGNVVIKIVNPVSASGNRVALDDLTWTCFNTLGTSEVKKDKSEFTIYPNPVKNNELFVKGENLGKISKAEIYDLSGKLIEVIANPFKNSNKINLKGLAKGNYILKTDSFSTKFVVE, from the coding sequence ATGAAACGAATTTTATCCTTTTTTCTTCTGAGTTCTGCAATTTTTCTTGCATCAGCACAGGCACCTGTCACGTATTATGACGGAACAGCAGGTTTAACCGGTATAGCTTTAAAAAATAAGTTAAGCCAGATTATTACGGATGGTCACCAGGCTAAAACCTATAATGGTTTATGGACTGCTTACCAGACCACCGATCGTGATTATTTCTATGAAAATGACGGAACTGTTTTGGATATTTATTCTGAAAATCCAACAGGACAGGATCCGTATAACTATACAATCATTACTAACCAATGCGGACAGTATAACAGCGAAAGTGATTGTTACAACAGAGAGCATATTGTTCCTCAAAGTCTCTTTGATGAGGCTTCCCCAATGGTAGCTGACGTAAATTTCATAAGAGCAACCGACGGAAAAGTAAATGGTATGAGATCGAACTATCCATTCGGAAAAGTACAAAACGCATCCTTTACTTCACTAAACGGATCAAAACTTGGAAGCTCTGCATCTCCAGGCTATGGCGGAACTGTATTTGAACCAATTGATGCATTCAAAGGTGATGTCGCCAGAATGATCTTCTACTTTGTAACAAGATACCAGTCTCAACTGGGAAGTTTTACAAGTGCAAACGGAACAGGAGACATGCTTGGAACAACAGCATTTCCCGGATTACAAACCTGGGAACTGGACCAGCTTAGAGCCTGGCATATATCAGATCCTGTATCATCCGCTGAAATTGCCAGAAACAATGCAACCTATGAATACCAGCAAAATAAAAACCCTTTCATAGATCATCCTGAGTTTGTTGAGCTGATTTGGGGATCAGCCGTGGCAGATACACAATCTCCTACAGCGGCTACCAATTTAGTTGCTCAAAATCCTACTTCAAGTACGATGTCTCTGAGCTGGACAGCTGCTACGGATAATATTGGTGTGGTAGCCTATAACGTATATGCTAACGGAGTATTAAAAGCAACAGTTTCAGGAACTACGGCAACAGTTCAGGGCTTAACACCATCAACAGCTTATACATTCTATGTAATTGCTAAAGATGCTGCCGGAAATTCTTCTCCGCAAAGTAATGATGCAAACGGAACAACACTTGCAGGACAGCCAAGCGGAACAAGCTGTGGAACAGAAAATTTCAGTAATATTCCAGCCTCAGATTCCCAATATTTAACAAGAACATGGACCAGTAATAATATTTCCTGGACTGCTACCGCTGCAAGAACTGACGAAACTGTTAATGGTAAAGCGATCACCATCAGAAATGGAAATTTAACAAGTTCCGCAATTTCAGGAGGTATTCAGAATTTAGAAATAAAAACCCAGCTGAAATATGGAAGTACAGCAGGAACTATGAACGTACTGATCAATGATGTACAAGTAGGTACCATATCTTATACAGCAGAAAAAACAGTGTCTACAATAAACATCAATAATATTAATGTAAGCGGAAATGTTGTAATTAAAATCGTTAACCCTGTCTCTGCCAGTGGAAACAGAGTTGCCTTGGATGATCTTACATGGACATGTTTCAACACATTAGGAACTTCAGAAGTGAAAAAAGACAAATCTGAATTCACCATCTACCCTAACCCTGTTAAAAACAATGAATTATTTGTTAAAGGTGAAAACCTGGGCAAAATTTCAAAAGCAGAGATTTATGACCTTTCAGGAAAACTGATTGAAGTGATTGCAAATCCTTTCAAAAACTCCAATAAAATTAACCTTAAAGGACTTGCCAAAGGAAATTATATCCTAAAAACAGACAGCTTCTCTACAAAGTTCGTGGTAGAATAA